From one Plantibacter flavus genomic stretch:
- a CDS encoding amino-acid N-acetyltransferase — protein sequence MVERAQQGYVVRRARTSDVRRIQALVEPLVQQRILLGKDDVVFYEAVQEFRVAETPDGELIGCGALHVIWEDLGEVRTLAVSADHLGTGVGHALVERLEHDAIELGLRRLFCLTFETGFFTRHGYQEIGEEIVPPEVYAQLVRSSDEGVAEFLDLARVKPNTLGNTRMLKLL from the coding sequence ATGGTCGAGCGGGCTCAGCAGGGGTATGTCGTCCGTCGAGCCCGCACGAGCGACGTCCGCCGCATCCAGGCGCTCGTCGAACCACTCGTGCAGCAGCGCATCCTCCTCGGCAAGGACGACGTCGTGTTCTACGAAGCCGTCCAGGAGTTCCGCGTCGCCGAGACGCCCGACGGCGAACTCATCGGCTGCGGCGCGCTGCACGTCATCTGGGAGGACCTCGGCGAGGTCCGCACCCTCGCCGTCTCCGCCGACCACCTCGGTACCGGGGTCGGCCACGCGCTCGTCGAGCGCCTCGAACACGACGCGATCGAGCTCGGCCTGCGTCGCCTGTTCTGCCTGACCTTCGAAACCGGCTTCTTCACGAGACACGGCTATCAGGAGATCGGCGAGGAGATCGTCCCACCCGAGGTCTACGCACAGCTCGTGCGCTCGTCGGACGAAGGTGTTGCGGAGTTCCTCGACCTCGCGCGGGTCAAGCCGAATACGCTCGGTAACACCCGGATGCTCAAGCTGCTCTGA
- a CDS encoding ExeM/NucH family extracellular endonuclease, whose amino-acid sequence MSFKHPWRLSAFAALAGLVAAPLVATPAVASTDGLGVVINEAYLSGGSANAPYLNKFVELYNPSDAAVDVSGWSIQYRKLDGVGASSTVVPLTGSIAAGGYYLVSGSSNGANGVALPTPDVTSTLSPQGQNGTLALVASTTAVTLPTGSVTGDPAIVDLLGYGTSNTFETAASPSPSGNSVPKSIARTAFADTDSNAADFTLSDTVTPQNSAGDTPVDPEPTPEPTPEPTDPTTPVEPGTATIAQIQGTGAASTMVGQTVTTTGFVTASFPTGGFNGYYLQTAGTGGAIDPATHLASDGVFVYSPTTVGSVTVGQYLQVTGVVDEYYGLTQLKVTDAAAVTALDATGVTAPTAASVAFPATDEERERLEGMLLAPAGDYTVTDNYSTNRYGEIALAASTTPFVTPTVLGKPGSAEALAAAARVPAEKVVLDDGATVDFSKAENTGTPLPYLSTTAPVRVGAAVDFTAPVVFDFRNSNWKFQPTQQLTGANTATVQPATFENTRSTSPRGVGGDVSLATFNVLNYFATTGDSRTGCTFYTDRQGGKTTVNNSDASGCGVRGAATAESLARQQAKIVSAINALDADVVSLEEIQNSASIGLDRDDALKTLTAALNADAGEGTWTFVPSPAKVPTDEDVIRTAFIYKSATVETVGESRILLDSPAFDNAREPDAQAFKPKGADDAATFLVIANHFKSKSTSAAATGDNANTGQGAFTGDRTRQAKALVTFADTVSKDVGTKKVFLVGDFNSYDAEDPLDVLRDAGYISQEAKTGEYTYAYEGAVGSLDHIFASPEADQSVTGADVWNINSVESIALEYSRYNANVTDFNVPDMFRSSDHDPVIVGISADASESATVNLLNINDFHGRIDANTTKFAGTIEQLKAMFAPDQTAFISAGDNIGASLFASSAQQDQPTIDVLNALGLKASAVGNHEFDQGYGDLVDRVMADGKNAAWPYLGANVYEKGTKQPALQEYTILDIDGVKVAVVGAITQETPTLVSPAGIADLDFGDPVEAVNRVAAQLTDGDESNGEADVIVAEYHEGAGAGTPDGATLEQELAEQSAFTEIVTTTSADVDAIFTGHTHKQYAWDAPIPGVTGKTRPVLQTGSYGEFIGQITLTVDRASGDVTAYTAKNVARTTVAEADLVKQFPAVATVKTITDKALAVAAEIGNQKIGEATADITRAFNNGVKDDRGAESTLGALVADSLRASLSSADRGGADIGIVNPGGMREEILAGDITYAEANAVLPFLNNLWTTSLTGAQFKTVLEQQWQLDAAGNVPSRPYLQLGLSSNVQYTFDPTKAQGQRITSITVNGAPIDPSKSYRIGSFSFLLQGGDNFREFANGTDTRDSGLVDRDAWIAYLTANSPVSPDFARQSVQVTNAPTAAVAAGKTVSFDVAKLDLTSTGSPVNTSLTIELNGSPIGTAPVTAGAATVSFTVPAGTADGAATVRLTALESGTTLTVPLTVATPPVVTPPTPAPESALIQALKDLIKAITDFIIGKLATIHVGKEYAGTWVSVWLHSDPILVSDGLVQVDADGNVQVTVPEDAPVGAHRLVVQDADGNVIGWQDIVVQAAAVDPGTDPGTQPGAGGGSGSGTAGGSQDGSLSKTGAEPWGNAALAALLLVGGLALVIARRRSAQQL is encoded by the coding sequence ATGTCGTTCAAACACCCGTGGAGGCTGTCCGCCTTCGCCGCCCTTGCCGGGCTCGTCGCCGCACCCCTCGTGGCGACACCAGCCGTCGCCTCGACCGACGGCCTCGGCGTCGTCATCAACGAGGCCTACCTCTCGGGCGGGAGCGCGAACGCGCCCTACCTGAACAAGTTCGTCGAGCTCTACAACCCGAGCGACGCGGCAGTCGACGTCAGCGGCTGGTCGATCCAGTACCGCAAGCTCGACGGCGTCGGCGCCTCCTCCACCGTGGTGCCCCTCACCGGCTCCATCGCGGCCGGCGGCTACTACCTCGTGTCGGGCTCCTCCAACGGTGCCAACGGCGTCGCGCTGCCGACCCCCGACGTCACGAGCACCCTGAGCCCCCAGGGCCAGAACGGAACGCTCGCGCTCGTCGCCTCGACCACAGCGGTCACGCTCCCGACCGGGTCGGTCACGGGTGACCCCGCCATCGTCGACCTCCTCGGCTACGGCACGTCGAACACCTTCGAGACGGCCGCTTCACCGTCGCCGTCGGGCAACAGCGTCCCGAAGTCGATCGCGCGCACCGCGTTCGCCGACACCGACAGCAACGCCGCCGACTTCACGCTCAGCGACACCGTCACCCCGCAGAACAGCGCCGGCGACACCCCGGTCGACCCCGAGCCCACCCCGGAGCCGACCCCGGAACCCACCGACCCGACCACCCCGGTCGAGCCCGGCACGGCGACGATCGCCCAGATCCAGGGCACCGGCGCCGCGAGCACGATGGTCGGCCAGACGGTCACCACCACCGGCTTCGTCACCGCGAGCTTCCCGACCGGTGGCTTCAACGGCTACTACCTGCAGACCGCGGGCACCGGTGGAGCGATCGACCCCGCGACGCACCTCGCGTCCGACGGTGTCTTCGTCTACTCGCCGACCACCGTCGGTTCCGTCACCGTCGGCCAGTACCTGCAGGTCACCGGCGTCGTGGACGAGTACTACGGCCTGACGCAGCTGAAGGTCACGGACGCGGCCGCCGTCACGGCACTGGACGCCACCGGCGTCACCGCACCGACCGCCGCGAGTGTCGCCTTCCCGGCGACCGACGAGGAGCGCGAGCGCCTCGAGGGCATGCTGCTCGCCCCCGCCGGCGACTACACGGTCACCGACAACTACAGCACGAACCGCTACGGCGAGATCGCGCTCGCGGCGTCGACGACGCCGTTCGTCACGCCGACGGTCCTCGGTAAGCCCGGTTCCGCTGAGGCGCTCGCCGCCGCGGCACGGGTCCCGGCGGAGAAGGTCGTCCTCGACGACGGCGCGACCGTCGACTTCTCGAAGGCGGAGAACACCGGCACCCCGCTGCCGTACCTCTCGACCACCGCGCCCGTCCGGGTCGGTGCCGCCGTCGACTTCACCGCTCCGGTCGTCTTCGACTTCCGCAACAGCAACTGGAAGTTCCAGCCCACGCAGCAGCTGACCGGTGCCAACACGGCGACCGTGCAGCCGGCCACGTTCGAGAACACCCGCTCCACCTCACCTCGCGGTGTCGGTGGCGACGTGTCCCTCGCGACCTTCAACGTCCTCAACTACTTCGCCACCACCGGCGACTCCCGCACCGGGTGCACCTTCTACACCGACCGTCAGGGCGGCAAGACCACGGTGAACAACTCCGACGCCTCCGGTTGTGGCGTCCGGGGGGCGGCGACGGCCGAGAGCCTCGCCCGTCAGCAGGCGAAGATCGTCTCCGCGATCAACGCCCTGGACGCCGACGTCGTCTCGCTCGAGGAGATCCAGAACTCCGCCTCGATCGGGCTCGACCGCGACGACGCCCTCAAGACGCTGACCGCGGCGCTCAACGCCGATGCCGGCGAGGGCACCTGGACGTTCGTCCCCTCGCCCGCGAAGGTCCCCACGGACGAGGACGTCATCCGCACGGCCTTCATCTACAAGTCGGCCACCGTCGAGACCGTCGGTGAATCGCGCATCCTGCTCGACTCGCCCGCGTTCGACAACGCCCGTGAGCCCGACGCGCAGGCGTTCAAGCCCAAGGGGGCGGACGACGCCGCGACGTTCCTCGTGATCGCCAACCACTTCAAGTCGAAGAGCACCTCGGCAGCGGCCACCGGAGACAACGCCAACACCGGGCAGGGCGCCTTCACCGGCGACCGCACGCGTCAGGCCAAGGCCCTCGTGACCTTCGCGGACACGGTCTCGAAGGACGTCGGCACGAAGAAGGTCTTCCTCGTCGGAGACTTCAACTCCTACGACGCCGAGGACCCGCTGGACGTGCTCCGCGACGCCGGCTACATCAGCCAGGAGGCCAAGACCGGCGAGTACACCTACGCGTACGAAGGCGCGGTCGGGTCCCTCGACCACATCTTCGCGTCGCCGGAAGCCGACCAGAGCGTCACCGGTGCCGACGTGTGGAACATCAACTCCGTCGAGTCGATCGCCCTCGAGTACTCCCGCTACAACGCGAACGTGACCGACTTCAACGTGCCGGACATGTTCCGCTCAAGCGACCACGACCCCGTGATCGTCGGCATCAGCGCCGACGCGAGCGAGTCCGCGACCGTCAACCTGCTCAACATCAACGACTTCCACGGTCGGATCGACGCCAACACGACGAAGTTCGCGGGCACGATCGAGCAGCTCAAGGCTATGTTCGCGCCCGACCAGACGGCGTTCATCTCCGCTGGTGACAACATCGGCGCCTCGCTCTTCGCCTCGTCGGCGCAGCAGGACCAGCCGACGATCGACGTGCTGAACGCGCTCGGTCTGAAGGCCTCCGCGGTGGGCAACCACGAGTTCGACCAGGGCTACGGCGACCTCGTCGACCGCGTCATGGCCGACGGGAAGAACGCGGCCTGGCCGTACCTCGGTGCCAACGTCTACGAGAAGGGCACGAAGCAGCCCGCGCTCCAGGAGTACACGATCCTCGACATCGACGGGGTGAAGGTCGCCGTCGTCGGCGCCATCACGCAGGAGACGCCGACGCTCGTGTCGCCCGCCGGCATCGCCGACCTCGACTTCGGTGACCCGGTCGAGGCCGTGAACCGCGTCGCGGCTCAGCTGACCGACGGCGACGAGTCCAACGGTGAGGCGGACGTCATCGTCGCGGAGTACCACGAGGGTGCTGGAGCCGGCACGCCGGACGGCGCGACCCTCGAGCAGGAGCTCGCCGAACAGAGCGCCTTCACCGAGATCGTCACCACGACGAGCGCGGACGTCGACGCCATCTTCACCGGCCACACGCACAAGCAGTACGCGTGGGACGCTCCGATCCCCGGCGTGACCGGCAAGACCCGCCCGGTGCTCCAGACCGGCAGCTACGGCGAGTTCATCGGTCAGATCACGCTGACCGTCGACCGCGCGTCGGGTGACGTGACCGCCTACACGGCGAAGAACGTCGCACGCACCACGGTGGCGGAGGCCGACCTGGTCAAGCAGTTCCCCGCGGTCGCGACGGTCAAGACGATCACCGACAAGGCCCTCGCGGTCGCGGCGGAGATCGGCAACCAGAAGATCGGTGAGGCGACGGCCGACATCACCCGCGCGTTCAACAACGGGGTGAAGGACGACCGCGGCGCCGAGTCGACGCTCGGTGCGCTCGTCGCCGACTCCCTCCGCGCCTCGCTCTCGAGTGCCGACCGGGGCGGAGCCGACATCGGCATCGTCAACCCGGGCGGCATGCGTGAGGAGATCCTCGCGGGCGACATCACGTACGCCGAGGCGAACGCGGTGCTGCCGTTCCTCAACAACCTGTGGACGACCTCGCTCACGGGTGCGCAGTTCAAGACCGTGCTCGAGCAGCAGTGGCAGCTCGACGCGGCCGGGAACGTGCCGTCCCGTCCGTACCTGCAGCTCGGACTGTCGTCGAACGTGCAGTACACGTTCGACCCCACGAAGGCCCAGGGACAGCGCATCACGAGCATCACGGTGAACGGCGCTCCGATCGACCCGAGCAAGAGCTACCGGATCGGCTCCTTCAGCTTCCTGCTGCAGGGTGGCGACAACTTCCGAGAGTTCGCGAACGGCACGGACACACGTGACTCCGGTCTCGTCGACCGCGACGCGTGGATCGCCTACCTGACGGCGAACAGCCCGGTGTCCCCGGACTTCGCCCGCCAGAGCGTGCAGGTCACGAACGCGCCGACCGCAGCGGTCGCCGCAGGGAAGACGGTCTCGTTCGACGTCGCGAAGCTCGACCTCACCTCGACCGGCAGCCCGGTGAACACCTCGCTGACGATCGAGCTGAACGGCTCGCCGATCGGGACGGCCCCGGTCACCGCGGGGGCCGCGACGGTGTCCTTCACCGTCCCGGCGGGTACCGCTGACGGCGCGGCGACGGTGCGCCTCACGGCACTCGAGTCGGGGACGACGCTGACGGTGCCGCTCACGGTCGCGACGCCGCCGGTGGTCACGCCGCCGACGCCCGCACCGGAGTCCGCGCTCATCCAGGCGCTCAAGGACCTCATCAAGGCGATCACCGACTTCATCATCGGCAAGCTCGCCACGATCCACGTCGGCAAGGAGTACGCCGGCACCTGGGTGAGCGTCTGGCTGCACTCCGACCCGATCCTCGTCAGCGACGGCCTCGTGCAGGTCGATGCGGACGGCAACGTGCAGGTCACGGTTCCTGAGGACGCGCCGGTCGGTGCCCACCGACTCGTCGTCCAGGACGCCGACGGCAACGTCATCGGTTGGCAGGACATCGTCGTGCAGGCCGCGGCGGTCGACCCCGGCACCGACCCGGGCACCCAGCCCGGTGCAGGTGGCGGGAGCGGTTCGGGAACGGCCGGCGGAAGCCAGGACGGCAGCCTGAGCAAGACCGGTGCCGAGCCGTGGGGGAACGCGGCGCTCGCCGCGCTGCTCCTCGTCGGTGGTCTCGCGCTCGTGATCGCCCGTCGTCGCTCGGCGCAGCAGCTCTAG
- a CDS encoding glucose-6-phosphate dehydrogenase, giving the protein MTAATSESSAPRTLVILGAGGDLTARLLLPGLASLLASPRGEAVRLIGVDRSESSDEAWRKRVETAFADAPSKLAETIVAETTYVQADVSDPASLEQVLAAAGPNVALYFALPPAITLLACKALRKLELPKGIMLALEKPFGTDYASARSLNRLLQHLVPEEQVFRVDHFLGKSTVLNLLGLRFANRIFEPLLSADNVERVDIVFDEQLALEGRAGYYDRAGALIDMIQSHLLLVLAFAAMEPPASVDAEDLRGGMAQVLRATRPWKTNGTESRRARYGAGTIGDRELPAYVDEQGVDPSLHTETLAEMTLAIDNWRWAGVPFVLRSGKALADTRQEIVFTFKPVPHLPSGLHGMKTPARLRIGLKPASLDLDLMINGEDDPFELDPVALHAELQAGQLSAYGEVLSSILEGDPTLSVRGDVAEQCWRIVAPVLKAWRKDEVSIDTYPAGTAGPRSWR; this is encoded by the coding sequence ATGACCGCCGCCACCTCGGAATCCTCCGCCCCTCGAACCCTCGTGATCCTCGGCGCCGGGGGCGATCTCACGGCCCGACTCCTGCTGCCCGGACTCGCGTCGCTCCTCGCCTCCCCGCGTGGCGAGGCGGTGCGCCTCATCGGAGTCGACCGCTCCGAGTCGAGTGATGAGGCCTGGCGGAAGCGCGTCGAGACCGCGTTCGCCGACGCCCCGTCGAAGCTCGCCGAGACGATCGTCGCCGAGACCACCTACGTGCAGGCCGACGTCTCCGACCCGGCGTCACTCGAACAGGTCCTCGCGGCGGCCGGACCGAACGTCGCCCTCTACTTCGCGCTGCCGCCCGCCATCACTCTGCTCGCGTGTAAGGCGCTGCGGAAGCTGGAGCTCCCCAAGGGCATCATGCTCGCCCTCGAAAAGCCGTTCGGGACCGACTACGCCTCCGCCCGCTCGCTCAACCGCCTGCTCCAGCACCTGGTGCCGGAGGAGCAGGTGTTCCGCGTCGACCACTTCCTCGGCAAGTCGACGGTCCTCAACCTGCTGGGCCTCCGCTTCGCGAACCGCATCTTCGAACCGCTCCTCTCCGCCGACAACGTCGAACGTGTCGACATCGTCTTCGACGAGCAACTGGCGCTCGAGGGTCGCGCCGGGTACTACGACCGCGCGGGCGCCCTGATCGACATGATCCAGAGTCACCTGCTCCTCGTCCTCGCGTTCGCGGCCATGGAGCCACCGGCGAGCGTCGATGCCGAGGATCTACGTGGCGGCATGGCCCAGGTGCTGCGGGCGACCCGACCGTGGAAGACGAATGGCACGGAGAGCCGACGTGCACGCTACGGCGCCGGGACGATCGGCGACCGCGAGCTGCCCGCCTACGTCGACGAGCAGGGCGTGGACCCGTCGCTCCACACGGAGACGCTCGCCGAGATGACCCTCGCGATCGACAACTGGCGTTGGGCCGGTGTCCCGTTCGTGCTGCGGTCCGGGAAGGCGCTGGCGGACACCCGTCAGGAGATCGTCTTCACCTTCAAGCCGGTGCCGCACCTCCCGTCCGGCCTGCACGGGATGAAGACCCCGGCGCGGCTCCGCATCGGCCTGAAGCCGGCGTCGCTCGACCTCGACCTGATGATCAACGGTGAGGACGACCCCTTCGAGCTGGACCCGGTCGCCCTCCACGCCGAACTCCAGGCCGGGCAGCTCAGCGCCTATGGCGAGGTCCTGTCGAGCATCCTTGAGGGTGATCCCACCCTGTCGGTGCGCGGTGACGTCGCCGAGCAGTGCTGGCGGATCGTCGCGCCGGTCCTCAAGGCGTGGCGCAAGGACGAGGTGTCGATCGACACCTACCCGGCCGGCACCGCGGGTCCGAGGTCCTGGCGCTGA
- a CDS encoding SseB family protein → MAKQKRPEFRSEPLAAALAAGDMVAVALALRNGRFVVPLMKPGNPDKPTETGEVWMFRQPETARLALLLFSDAKNKPAALPPYVGLHDGVWLASFLRTYGDDIETVLFDVAGPHSLQASPEELLRVLELEAPAAE, encoded by the coding sequence ATGGCGAAGCAGAAGCGACCCGAGTTCCGTTCCGAGCCCCTGGCCGCGGCCCTCGCCGCCGGCGACATGGTGGCCGTGGCACTCGCGTTGCGGAACGGCCGGTTCGTCGTCCCGCTCATGAAGCCGGGCAACCCCGACAAGCCGACGGAGACCGGCGAGGTCTGGATGTTCCGTCAGCCTGAGACCGCGAGGCTCGCGCTGCTCCTCTTCTCCGATGCGAAGAACAAGCCGGCCGCCCTGCCTCCTTACGTCGGTCTGCACGACGGTGTCTGGCTCGCGAGCTTCCTCCGCACCTACGGTGACGACATCGAGACGGTGCTCTTCGACGTCGCCGGCCCGCACTCGCTGCAGGCGTCGCCGGAGGAACTGCTGCGGGTGCTCGAGCTCGAGGCGCCGGCCGCCGAATAG
- a CDS encoding Ppx/GppA phosphatase family protein, with translation MRLGVLDVGSNTVHLLIVDAHPGARPIPQSSHKSVLRLMRYLTPDGSISDEGVAVILESIGAAAAIARESGLDELLSMATSAIREATNGPEVLALVEERTGIALQVLSGDDEAKLTFLAVRRWYGWSAGEMLLLDIGGGSLEIAAGGDEYPDVAISLPLGAGRSTVGFLHDDPPTAAQQEALRLHAREVLTAALPAFAEEPDAHHVVGSSKTIRSLARLAGSVADGIGGTERSLLRRSQLDDWIPRLARIPAEARPALPGITADRTFQIVAGGIVLSEAMAAFRVRELDVSPWALREGIILRYLDRLG, from the coding sequence ATGCGACTCGGAGTCCTCGACGTGGGATCGAACACCGTCCACCTGCTCATCGTCGATGCACACCCAGGAGCGCGGCCGATCCCCCAGTCGTCGCACAAGTCGGTGCTGCGGCTCATGCGATACCTCACCCCGGACGGATCGATCAGCGATGAGGGCGTCGCCGTCATCCTCGAGTCGATCGGTGCAGCGGCAGCGATCGCCCGCGAGAGCGGCCTCGACGAACTGCTCTCGATGGCGACCTCGGCCATCCGTGAGGCGACGAACGGGCCGGAGGTCCTCGCCCTCGTCGAGGAACGGACCGGCATCGCCCTGCAGGTCCTCTCCGGTGACGACGAGGCGAAGCTCACCTTCCTCGCCGTCCGCCGCTGGTACGGCTGGTCGGCCGGCGAGATGCTCCTCCTCGACATCGGCGGCGGCTCGCTCGAGATCGCAGCCGGCGGTGACGAGTATCCCGATGTCGCGATCTCCCTCCCGCTCGGCGCCGGCCGCTCCACCGTGGGCTTCCTCCACGACGACCCGCCGACCGCCGCACAGCAGGAGGCACTCCGCCTACACGCCCGCGAGGTGCTCACCGCAGCGCTCCCCGCGTTCGCCGAGGAGCCCGACGCCCATCACGTCGTCGGGTCGTCCAAGACCATCCGCTCCCTCGCACGCCTCGCCGGATCGGTGGCCGACGGCATCGGAGGCACCGAACGGTCGCTGCTCCGGCGCAGCCAGCTCGACGACTGGATCCCCCGGCTCGCCCGCATCCCGGCCGAGGCCCGCCCCGCGCTCCCCGGGATCACCGCCGACCGCACCTTCCAGATCGTCGCCGGCGGGATCGTCCTGTCCGAGGCGATGGCCGCCTTCCGCGTCCGCGAGCTCGACGTCTCCCCTTGGGCGCTCCGCGAGGGCATCATCCTCCGGTACCTCGACCGCCTCGGCTGA